The stretch of DNA AGATAAACCCAAAGGTCCAACTTCTCACGATATTGTTGATCAAGTTAGGCGGATTACAGGAATTAGAAAAGTTGGTCATGCAGGAACATTAGACCCGTTAGCAAGTGGGGTTCTTGTTGTTGCAATTGGTCGGGAAAATACCAAAAAGATTGATGAAATTGTAAAAACTGAAAAAGAATATATTGCCAAGATTAAACTTGGTGAGACAAGTACGACGGATGATGCGGAGGGTGATAAAACACAAATATCAAATACCAAATATCAAATACCAAATGATGCGTTGTTGGAGAATTTAAAACAATTTGAAGGGGAGGTACTGCAAA from Candidatus Falkowbacteria bacterium encodes:
- the truB gene encoding tRNA pseudouridine(55) synthase TruB; amino-acid sequence: MLEGIIVVDKPKGPTSHDIVDQVRRITGIRKVGHAGTLDPLASGVLVVAIGRENTKKIDEIVKTEKEYIAKIKLGETSTTDDAEGDKTQISNTKYQIPNDALLENLKQFEGEVLQIPPAFSAIKMKGKKAYELARKGQEVKMASRKIFIKEIELIKYEWPYLEIKVTCGPGTYIRSLARDIGEKLKIGAYLAELQRTRVGDYTIEQAVDLK